In Variovorax paradoxus, a single genomic region encodes these proteins:
- a CDS encoding aspartate/glutamate racemase family protein, which translates to MTRIALIHALSHSVAPINEAFARDWPEAQRMNLLDDSLSADLARGGKGLDEAMHERFQRLAQYAVDTGARGILFTCSAFGPCIEAVARRHAGIPVLKPNEAMIDEVAQGQGRLGLIATFAPTLASMPPEFPQETPLELALAEGALDALNAGDTQRHDALIAAQAAALRDRGCTRLALAQFSMARARAACEAASGLPVLTTVDSAVRALRRRSA; encoded by the coding sequence ATGACCCGCATTGCCCTGATCCACGCGCTCTCGCACTCCGTCGCGCCCATCAACGAGGCCTTCGCGCGCGACTGGCCCGAGGCGCAGCGCATGAACCTGCTCGACGACAGCCTTTCGGCCGACCTGGCGCGCGGCGGAAAGGGGCTCGACGAGGCGATGCACGAGCGCTTCCAGCGCCTGGCGCAGTACGCGGTCGACACCGGGGCGCGGGGCATTCTCTTCACCTGCTCGGCCTTCGGGCCCTGCATCGAGGCGGTGGCGCGGCGGCATGCGGGCATTCCGGTGCTCAAGCCCAACGAGGCCATGATCGACGAGGTGGCGCAGGGGCAGGGCCGGCTCGGGCTGATCGCCACCTTCGCGCCCACGCTCGCGTCGATGCCGCCTGAATTCCCTCAAGAAACGCCGTTGGAGCTTGCACTGGCCGAAGGCGCGCTCGATGCGCTGAACGCCGGCGACACGCAGCGCCACGACGCGCTCATCGCCGCCCAGGCCGCCGCGTTGCGCGATCGCGGCTGCACGCGGCTGGCGCTCGCGCAGTTCAGCATGGCGCGGGCGCGCGCCGCCTGCGAAGCGGCCAGCGGCCTGCCGGTGCTGACCACGGTCGACAGCGCGGTGCGCGCGCTGCGCCGGCGCTCAGCGTGA
- a CDS encoding undecaprenyl-diphosphate phosphatase → MDIVLLVKAAIMGIVEGLTEFLPISSTGHLILAGSLLGFDDDKAKVFDIAIQTGAIFAVVLVYWEKIKSTVVALPRQPRAQRLALNIFIGFLPAVVLGLLFGKVIKAHLFIPTVVASTFIIGGFIILWAEKRPPGSVRVEHVDDMTPWDALKVGLVQCFAMIPGTSRSGSTIIGGMLLGLSRQAATDFSFFLAIPTLIGAGVYSLYKERALLSVADIPLFAVGLVFSFVSAWLCVRWLLRYISTHNFVPFAWYRIVFGIVVLATAWSGTVVWAD, encoded by the coding sequence GTGGACATCGTTTTGCTGGTCAAGGCCGCCATCATGGGCATCGTGGAGGGGCTGACCGAATTCCTGCCGATCTCATCGACCGGCCACCTGATTCTTGCCGGCTCGCTGCTCGGCTTCGACGACGACAAGGCCAAGGTCTTCGACATCGCCATCCAGACCGGCGCGATCTTCGCGGTGGTGCTGGTCTACTGGGAAAAAATCAAGTCGACCGTGGTCGCGCTGCCCCGGCAGCCGCGGGCGCAGCGGCTGGCGCTGAACATCTTCATCGGCTTCCTGCCGGCGGTGGTGCTGGGCCTGCTGTTCGGCAAGGTCATCAAGGCGCACCTGTTCATCCCGACCGTGGTGGCCAGCACCTTCATCATCGGCGGCTTCATCATTCTCTGGGCCGAAAAGCGGCCGCCGGGCTCGGTGCGCGTCGAGCACGTGGACGACATGACGCCCTGGGACGCGCTCAAGGTCGGCCTGGTGCAGTGCTTCGCGATGATCCCCGGCACCAGCCGCAGCGGCTCGACCATCATCGGCGGCATGCTGCTGGGCCTGTCGCGGCAGGCGGCGACCGATTTCTCTTTCTTCCTGGCCATCCCGACGCTCATCGGCGCGGGCGTGTACAGCCTCTACAAGGAGCGCGCGCTGCTGTCGGTGGCCGACATTCCGCTGTTCGCCGTGGGGCTGGTGTTCTCGTTCGTGAGCGCCTGGCTGTGCGTGCGCTGGCTGCTGCGCTACATCAGCACCCACAACTTCGTGCCGTTTGCCTGGTATCGCATCGTCTTCGGCATCGTGGTGCTGGCCACGGCCTGGAGCGGCACGGTGGTCTGGGCCGACTGA
- a CDS encoding sensor histidine kinase translates to MPYQEHLPQAGRQLAHRSRVPGAAAWLAALTGALLFFLLAAPAAFAQAAAEPPALRVEAVRASGWNDTAPPAEGWMPVTLPDSWAARWPGFDGVVWYRLTWEQPEQVHEAGLLLHYLNMAGEVSLNGTPISRDDSLVEPLTRAWNTPRYWLLAPPLLRPGTNTLLVRVSGLFAYQAGLGPVSLGEPAAMQADFERERLIRRDLQVLGLAVSAAASAFFAALWLLRRRETAYGWFALMSVLWLLFGYNQIATSPWPFASNHGWQALNTSTLLVFGWCYVVFALRFCGRRMPRFEGAALLVVAAGVLDLWLAPVADLISHRAVWTLVGGLTVIVVNSTSIVHALRHRHSPMRSLAPFMAVSALTGAHDLLVFTQIIDSNTYYTTMSSYALLLGMALTLAAQFVKSLKRIENFNTELIEEVNAAKADLAATLAQQHALELTHARIGERMNLVSDLHDGLGGMLVGSIAKLERTPEDLSAPELLAMLKHLRDDLRLIIDATGRDDGARALGELLAPMRYRSAQLLDANGIDCRWSVSNIETLELPASQSLDLMRFLQEALTNVLKHSASRRVDVTVARAGAELRLSVRDDGRGFVVENIDKATGAGLRSLRARARRLGAQLQLQSRPGETQVLLRMPLGARP, encoded by the coding sequence ATGCCATACCAAGAACATCTACCGCAAGCTGGCCGTCAACTCGCGCACCGAAGCCGTGTTCCAGGCGCGGCGGCATGGCTTGCTGCGCTGACGGGCGCGCTGCTTTTCTTCCTTCTTGCGGCTCCCGCGGCCTTTGCCCAGGCCGCCGCCGAGCCCCCCGCGCTGCGCGTCGAGGCCGTGCGCGCCAGCGGCTGGAACGACACCGCCCCGCCCGCCGAAGGCTGGATGCCCGTTACCCTGCCCGACAGCTGGGCCGCGCGCTGGCCGGGCTTCGACGGCGTGGTCTGGTACAGGCTCACCTGGGAGCAGCCCGAGCAGGTGCATGAAGCCGGCCTGCTGCTGCACTACCTGAACATGGCCGGCGAGGTGTCGCTCAACGGCACGCCGATTTCGCGCGACGACAGCCTGGTGGAGCCGCTCACCCGCGCATGGAACACGCCGCGCTACTGGCTGCTGGCGCCGCCGCTGCTTCGGCCCGGCACCAACACGCTGCTGGTGCGGGTGTCGGGCCTGTTCGCCTACCAGGCCGGACTGGGGCCGGTGAGCCTTGGAGAGCCGGCCGCGATGCAGGCGGACTTCGAACGCGAGCGGCTGATCCGCCGCGACCTGCAGGTGCTGGGCCTGGCGGTGAGCGCGGCGGCCTCGGCCTTCTTCGCGGCCCTGTGGCTATTGCGCCGGCGCGAGACGGCCTACGGCTGGTTCGCGCTGATGTCGGTGCTGTGGCTGCTGTTCGGCTACAACCAGATCGCGACCAGCCCCTGGCCCTTTGCCAGCAACCACGGCTGGCAGGCGCTGAACACCTCGACGCTGCTGGTCTTCGGCTGGTGCTACGTGGTCTTCGCGCTGCGCTTCTGCGGGCGGCGCATGCCCCGGTTCGAGGGCGCCGCGCTGCTGGTCGTGGCTGCCGGCGTGCTCGACCTGTGGCTGGCGCCCGTCGCCGACCTGATCTCGCACCGCGCCGTCTGGACGCTGGTGGGCGGCCTCACCGTCATCGTGGTGAACAGCACCTCCATCGTGCACGCGCTGCGCCACCGCCACAGCCCGATGCGCTCGCTGGCGCCGTTCATGGCGGTGTCGGCGCTCACCGGTGCGCACGACCTGCTGGTGTTCACGCAGATCATCGACAGCAATACCTACTACACGACGATGTCCTCGTACGCCCTGCTGCTGGGCATGGCGCTGACGCTGGCGGCGCAGTTCGTGAAAAGCCTCAAGCGCATCGAGAACTTCAACACCGAGCTGATCGAGGAAGTGAACGCCGCCAAGGCCGACCTCGCCGCCACGCTGGCGCAGCAGCATGCGCTGGAGCTGACGCATGCGCGCATCGGCGAGCGCATGAACCTGGTGAGCGACCTGCACGACGGGCTCGGCGGCATGCTGGTGGGCAGCATCGCCAAGCTGGAGCGCACGCCCGAGGACCTCAGCGCGCCCGAGCTGCTGGCCATGCTCAAGCACCTGCGCGACGACCTGCGGCTGATCATCGACGCCACCGGCCGCGACGACGGCGCGCGCGCGCTGGGCGAGCTGCTGGCGCCGATGCGCTACCGCAGCGCGCAATTGCTGGACGCCAACGGCATCGACTGCCGCTGGAGCGTGTCGAACATCGAGACGCTCGAACTGCCCGCCTCCCAGAGCCTCGACCTGATGCGCTTCTTGCAGGAGGCGCTGACCAACGTGCTCAAGCACAGCGCCAGCCGGCGCGTGGACGTGACCGTGGCGCGCGCCGGGGCGGAGCTTCGGCTCAGCGTGCGCGACGACGGACGGGGCTTTGTCGTGGAGAACATCGACAAGGCCACCGGCGCCGGCCTGCGCAGCCTGCGCGCCCGCGCGCGGCGGCTCGGAGCGCAGCTGCAGCTGCAATCAAGGCCCGGCGAAACCCAGGTGCTGCTGCGCATGCCGCTGGGCGCGCGGCCCTGA